From Providencia sp. R33, a single genomic window includes:
- the ytfE gene encoding iron-sulfur cluster repair protein YtfE, giving the protein MQLRDKTLGQLALSIPRASALFRQYNMDYCCGGKQTLNRSAEKLNLDIETLEKQLVELSNETLEKDWRAAPLGEIIDFIIVRYHDRHREQLPELILQAQKVERVHANKPTVPSGLAKYLEALLEELTSHMMKEERVLFPMIKNGLGQNAAGPISVMEQEHDDAGDLLEAIKGITDNVTPPAEACTTWRVLYNGINELIDDLMNHINLENNLLFPRALAGE; this is encoded by the coding sequence ATGCAATTAAGAGATAAAACACTTGGCCAGCTTGCCTTATCGATTCCAAGAGCATCAGCGCTTTTTCGCCAATACAATATGGATTATTGCTGCGGCGGAAAACAAACGCTCAATCGAAGTGCAGAAAAATTGAATTTAGACATTGAAACATTAGAAAAACAATTAGTGGAATTATCAAACGAAACATTAGAGAAAGACTGGCGAGCGGCCCCGCTAGGTGAAATTATTGATTTTATTATTGTCCGTTATCACGATAGACACAGAGAACAATTGCCTGAACTGATTTTACAGGCACAAAAGGTCGAGCGAGTTCATGCCAATAAGCCAACCGTTCCGAGTGGTTTAGCAAAATACCTTGAAGCGCTGCTTGAAGAATTAACAAGCCATATGATGAAAGAGGAACGCGTATTGTTCCCGATGATTAAAAATGGTTTAGGGCAAAATGCAGCGGGCCCAATTAGTGTCATGGAACAAGAACATGATGATGCTGGGGATTTATTAGAAGCGATTAAAGGCATCACAGATAATGTGACACCTCCCGCAGAAGCCTGTACCACTTGGCGTGTGCTTTATAATGGGATCAATGAATTAATAGATGATTTAATGAATCATATTAACTTAGAAAACAACTTACTATTCCCAAGAGCATTAGCGGGCGAGTAA
- the norR gene encoding nitric oxide reductase transcriptional regulator NorR: MGFSVDALAQIAIELQSGIEHSDRFQRLITTLRQSLKCDACALLRYESGQFIPLAIDGLMADVLGRRFLLEGHPRLEAIARAGDVVRFPADSQLPDPYDGLIPHHQHLKVHACVGLPLYAGQNLIGALTLDGLSPDQFDAFSNESLRLIAALAAGALNNALLIEQLENQNVLPGQPGLFKPTGQTEIIGLSLRMQQLKKEIDIVAASDLNVLVGGETGTGKELVVKSIHEKSLRADKPLVYLNCAALPENVAESELFGHVKGAFTGAISHRSGKFEMADNGTLFLDEIGELSLSLQAKLLRVLQYGDIQRVGDDRSLRVNVRVLAATNRDLREEVLEGRFRADLFHRLSVFPLFVPPLKERGEDIILLAGYFCEQYRQRFNLSSVVLSSSLQMYLLNYVWPGNVRELEHAIHRAIVLARASTHTGDVILQPHYFTFNHPEPEQVVDQPLTLPVSANLRDATDDFQRKMITQILEQNHYNWSASARDLSLDIANLHRLAKRLGLK, from the coding sequence ATGGGTTTTTCTGTCGATGCGTTAGCGCAAATCGCGATTGAGTTACAAAGTGGTATTGAACACTCAGATCGCTTTCAACGGCTGATTACCACATTGAGGCAATCCCTGAAATGTGATGCTTGTGCATTACTTCGTTATGAATCAGGCCAGTTCATTCCTTTAGCAATTGATGGTTTAATGGCCGATGTACTGGGAAGGCGCTTTTTATTAGAAGGGCACCCACGACTCGAAGCGATTGCACGCGCTGGGGATGTAGTACGTTTCCCAGCGGATAGCCAACTTCCAGACCCTTATGATGGTTTAATCCCACATCATCAACACCTTAAAGTTCATGCTTGCGTAGGGCTACCTTTATACGCAGGGCAGAATCTTATCGGTGCATTAACTTTAGATGGACTGTCTCCTGACCAATTTGATGCCTTTAGTAATGAGTCTTTGAGGTTAATTGCTGCACTTGCGGCGGGAGCACTAAACAATGCCTTGTTGATTGAACAGCTTGAAAACCAGAATGTTTTACCAGGCCAACCTGGCTTATTTAAACCCACAGGGCAAACAGAAATTATTGGCTTATCCCTGCGTATGCAGCAATTGAAAAAAGAAATCGATATTGTTGCTGCATCTGATCTGAATGTACTTGTGGGAGGCGAAACGGGAACAGGAAAAGAGCTAGTTGTTAAATCCATACATGAAAAATCATTGCGAGCAGATAAGCCATTGGTGTATTTAAACTGCGCGGCATTACCTGAAAATGTGGCTGAAAGTGAATTGTTTGGGCACGTAAAAGGGGCATTCACAGGGGCAATAAGCCACCGAAGTGGTAAGTTCGAGATGGCAGATAATGGCACATTGTTTCTTGATGAAATTGGTGAGTTGTCATTATCATTGCAGGCAAAATTATTGCGTGTTTTACAATATGGTGATATTCAGCGAGTGGGAGATGATCGCAGTTTGCGGGTCAATGTGCGGGTATTGGCAGCAACTAACCGTGATTTGCGCGAAGAGGTTTTAGAAGGGCGTTTCAGAGCTGACTTATTTCATCGGCTTAGTGTGTTCCCATTATTTGTTCCGCCATTAAAAGAGCGAGGCGAAGATATTATTTTGCTTGCGGGGTATTTCTGCGAACAATACCGCCAACGTTTTAATTTATCGAGTGTGGTATTAAGCTCATCATTGCAAATGTATTTGCTTAATTACGTGTGGCCTGGAAATGTCAGGGAGTTAGAGCATGCTATCCACCGTGCAATTGTACTTGCTCGGGCATCTACTCATACAGGCGATGTTATTTTACAGCCACACTATTTTACGTTTAACCATCCTGAGCCTGAGCAGGTAGTTGACCAGCCACTTACGCTACCAGTGAGCGCTAACTTGCGTGATGCAACGGATGATTTTCAACGTAAAATGATTACCCAAATATTGGAACAAAATCATTATAATTGGTCGGCAAGTGCTCGCGATTTATCGTTGGATATTGCAAATTTGCACCGATTAGCCAAGCGATTAGGCTTAAAGTAA
- a CDS encoding class-II fumarase/aspartase family protein codes for MRALYDSKSKTIDDRGIKALLSDEAKYTTWLMFESMLAQAQAEQGFIPQSAADEIKEKAIIENIDFEEMSRIYQKIGHGFVPFLKVLVNACSEESGKYIHYGITTQNIQQSSQLYMMKTVHNKFMLLLSEIIENLSGLAEKTKHMVMPGRTHGRHAIPITYGYKVSVWISDFIDCYQRMKECEKRVFTIMMGGAVGAFNSMPGIGLEVQKRVAELTGMHAMEVPSRNLSTHKLEYMANLALMANICHKIGEEVYSTTLEEIAEVSEGFTKGTVGSSTMPHKINPKLAKGIIANSQKLYSLPSVGMYSAVRPYEGDSSSYMLFDGLIEEALELTTEILLRTEELSRTIVPHEDRMLHNVLRNKGLDNTEYVMMKMAEKLGKDKAHELLYEEAIKTAADGEDFYTNLTKNSVISAAFSNDEIKAMLDPRSYIGLSVEIAEKEAKRGLAISQEIKKSYQ; via the coding sequence ATGAGAGCATTATACGATTCTAAAAGTAAAACCATTGATGACCGAGGTATTAAGGCGCTTTTATCTGATGAAGCGAAATATACGACTTGGTTAATGTTTGAATCTATGTTGGCTCAAGCACAAGCGGAACAGGGGTTTATTCCCCAGTCCGCAGCTGATGAAATCAAAGAAAAGGCCATTATTGAAAATATTGATTTCGAAGAAATGAGCCGTATTTACCAAAAAATTGGCCATGGATTTGTACCTTTTCTGAAAGTATTAGTAAATGCATGTTCAGAAGAGAGTGGTAAATATATCCACTACGGTATTACCACTCAGAATATTCAGCAAAGTTCCCAGCTGTATATGATGAAAACAGTACACAACAAATTTATGCTGTTACTGAGTGAAATCATTGAGAACTTATCGGGATTGGCAGAAAAAACCAAACATATGGTCATGCCGGGTCGAACTCATGGGCGCCATGCAATCCCGATCACTTACGGCTATAAAGTGTCGGTGTGGATCAGTGATTTTATTGACTGCTACCAGCGTATGAAAGAGTGTGAGAAACGCGTATTCACTATCATGATGGGAGGGGCGGTTGGCGCATTTAACTCTATGCCAGGTATTGGCCTAGAAGTACAAAAACGCGTCGCTGAGCTAACGGGTATGCATGCGATGGAAGTGCCATCAAGAAACCTAAGTACCCATAAATTAGAATATATGGCGAACTTGGCGCTGATGGCGAATATCTGCCATAAAATTGGCGAGGAAGTTTACAGCACCACATTGGAAGAAATTGCTGAAGTTTCTGAAGGATTTACCAAGGGCACGGTGGGTAGCAGCACGATGCCTCACAAGATTAACCCTAAATTAGCAAAAGGGATTATTGCGAATTCACAGAAATTATACTCTTTGCCAAGTGTGGGTATGTACTCAGCGGTACGCCCTTATGAAGGCGACAGTAGTTCTTATATGTTATTCGATGGCTTAATTGAAGAAGCGTTAGAGTTAACGACAGAAATCCTATTAAGAACTGAAGAGCTTTCAAGAACTATCGTTCCTCATGAAGATAGAATGCTGCATAACGTATTGAGAAATAAAGGATTAGACAATACTGAATACGTCATGATGAAAATGGCAGAAAAGCTGGGGAAAGATAAAGCCCATGAGCTGCTATATGAAGAAGCGATCAAGACTGCGGCGGACGGTGAGGATTTCTATACTAATCTAACCAAAAACAGTGTGATTTCAGCTGCTTTTAGCAATGATGAAATTAAAGCGATGCTTGACCCGCGTTCTTATATTGGTCTGTCCGTTGAGATAGCAGAAAAAGAAGCTAAACGTGGCTTAGCTATTTCACAAGAAATTAAAAAAAGCTACCAGTAG
- a CDS encoding winged helix-turn-helix domain-containing protein: protein MSSMEYTGIEPMILLSEEVVYNPLKRTLSKGKKSISLTENESCLLKLLLVKTSNKREIMYEIWEKRGTIVTESSYYKLVRQLRQSFKKVELDENLIMTLPRIGILYTGDKSEMPVLSKNHQDRKNVYSYIRCFFQKVFVRSFQ from the coding sequence ATGAGTAGTATGGAATACACGGGAATAGAACCCATGATTTTGTTATCCGAAGAAGTTGTTTATAACCCACTAAAAAGAACACTTTCCAAAGGAAAAAAATCTATCAGTCTTACAGAAAATGAGTCTTGCCTCTTAAAATTATTATTAGTAAAAACAAGTAATAAAAGAGAGATTATGTACGAAATTTGGGAAAAAAGAGGAACAATTGTGACTGAAAGCAGTTACTACAAACTCGTGAGACAGTTACGCCAATCTTTTAAAAAAGTTGAGTTAGATGAAAACCTTATCATGACACTACCAAGAATTGGTATTTTATATACTGGTGATAAATCTGAAATGCCAGTTTTATCGAAAAATCATCAAGATAGAAAAAATGTTTATTCTTATATTCGATGCTTTTTTCAAAAAGTTTTTGTCCGCTCATTCCAATAA
- a CDS encoding PTS transporter subunit EIIC: protein MARRKFGESIQRFGRTLLLPIGVLAPIGMILGISGALVQTYMIARFPFLGNETVNALLVSIRSIAGVIFDNIPLLFAMGVAYGMSQRDKGIAVFASVVGYLSLIITMNIWLVLTGKLADAAIMSQVGQIKVLGIQTLNISAAGGIITGLIASWATDKFYNLELPTAFAFFSGKKSVSIIMIGLMIMVGALLPFIWEVLVQGLMKLSAVFLSPVGPFFTAGGERLFIPFGLHHVWNVLFRFTEAGGTYVIDGQTFVGVVPALTEVLFKQGPNSEYWAMMPSLTRFMAQQQMLVTLFLFPAIALAIYRTSKKENRAEVKSMLVTMVLTAMLGNVTEPLEFTFVFIAPLLYLIYAIIVGIGAVLLSFAGVAIGYIRGTVFDFTIFGLLYEHTNWIFLVIIGSCLAVVTYFIFYWAIIKFDIKTPGREESSNLKNTLIKEKRYGEIAEILIQALGGKQNIRNVDNCITRMRIDVGEVNQIDKDLMLESGCTAFFFPSANHVHVVYGPKVEFVRNAVDEAMKK, encoded by the coding sequence ATGGCCAGAAGAAAGTTTGGTGAATCTATCCAACGCTTTGGGAGAACATTACTCCTTCCGATTGGTGTGCTTGCACCTATCGGTATGATATTGGGTATCAGCGGTGCGTTAGTGCAAACGTATATGATTGCACGCTTTCCTTTCCTCGGAAATGAAACAGTTAACGCTCTATTAGTTAGCATTCGTTCTATTGCAGGGGTGATTTTCGATAATATCCCATTGCTGTTTGCGATGGGGGTTGCTTATGGGATGAGTCAGAGAGATAAGGGGATTGCCGTCTTTGCGTCGGTAGTCGGTTACTTATCCTTGATCATTACCATGAATATTTGGTTGGTTCTCACCGGCAAGCTCGCTGATGCAGCGATTATGAGCCAAGTGGGGCAGATTAAAGTCCTTGGAATACAAACTCTGAATATCAGTGCCGCAGGGGGGATTATTACCGGTTTAATTGCCTCTTGGGCGACTGACAAGTTCTATAACCTTGAGCTCCCAACCGCGTTTGCATTCTTCTCTGGTAAAAAATCAGTGTCTATTATCATGATTGGTTTAATGATCATGGTCGGCGCATTGTTACCGTTTATCTGGGAAGTTTTAGTTCAAGGCTTAATGAAGCTATCCGCCGTGTTTTTGAGTCCAGTTGGGCCATTCTTTACCGCAGGTGGTGAGCGTTTATTCATTCCGTTCGGGTTGCACCACGTCTGGAACGTGTTGTTCCGATTCACGGAAGCGGGCGGTACTTATGTTATTGATGGGCAAACTTTTGTTGGTGTTGTTCCTGCATTAACTGAAGTGTTATTCAAACAAGGCCCTAACAGCGAATATTGGGCAATGATGCCAAGTTTGACCCGCTTTATGGCGCAGCAACAAATGTTAGTAACGCTGTTCTTATTCCCTGCTATCGCACTGGCAATTTACAGAACATCGAAGAAAGAAAACCGCGCAGAAGTGAAGTCGATGTTGGTGACAATGGTACTGACCGCGATGCTGGGTAACGTGACCGAACCGCTCGAATTTACTTTCGTATTTATTGCGCCACTGCTGTATCTCATTTACGCGATTATTGTCGGTATTGGGGCGGTATTACTTTCTTTCGCGGGTGTTGCTATCGGTTATATCCGAGGAACGGTATTCGACTTCACGATATTTGGATTGCTATATGAGCACACCAACTGGATATTCTTGGTCATCATTGGTAGCTGTTTAGCCGTCGTCACTTACTTTATTTTCTACTGGGCGATTATTAAATTTGATATCAAAACCCCGGGTCGTGAAGAGTCCAGCAATCTGAAAAATACCTTAATTAAAGAAAAGCGTTATGGCGAAATTGCGGAAATTTTAATCCAAGCGTTAGGCGGCAAACAAAATATTCGTAACGTGGATAACTGTATTACTCGTATGCGTATTGATGTGGGTGAAGTGAATCAAATTGATAAAGATTTAATGTTGGAATCAGGATGTACCGCATTCTTCTTTCCATCGGCAAACCATGTCCATGTCGTTTATGGGCCGAAGGTTGAATTCGTTCGCAATGCTGTTGATGAAGCAATGAAGAAATAA
- a CDS encoding MurR/RpiR family transcriptional regulator, whose product MLEFLKNYDNLTISEKKALKYLNDNIADIPYLNINDLVAKTYVSKTVIINLSQKLGFSGFKELKFQINNYILSKNKTEKVTPASYKKQLEKNINKSFTLINEDQINDCANILHKSRNIFIVARGTSKAVGYYLEHLLFALGLHCFFINDYNLSDSFTRLVSKDDTVIFISLSGGTKKIIETAKIVQLKGANIISMTAFNTNELTSYTDNTLFCFADSYDTKRDDTKSRIGFFILVDLLINELENLL is encoded by the coding sequence ATGTTGGAATTTTTAAAAAATTACGATAATTTAACGATCAGTGAAAAAAAGGCTTTAAAATACCTGAACGACAATATTGCCGATATACCATACTTAAATATCAATGATTTAGTTGCTAAAACGTATGTGTCTAAAACAGTCATTATTAATTTATCGCAGAAATTAGGCTTTAGTGGTTTTAAAGAGCTTAAATTTCAAATTAATAATTATATTCTGTCCAAAAATAAAACTGAAAAAGTCACTCCCGCTTCCTACAAAAAACAACTTGAGAAAAACATTAATAAAAGCTTTACGCTGATTAATGAAGATCAAATAAATGACTGTGCGAATATCTTACATAAATCGCGAAATATTTTTATTGTTGCGAGGGGAACCAGTAAGGCAGTGGGTTATTATCTTGAGCACTTACTCTTTGCATTAGGTCTGCACTGTTTTTTTATTAATGACTACAATTTGTCTGATTCTTTCACTAGGCTCGTTAGCAAAGATGATACGGTGATATTTATTTCCCTTTCTGGCGGCACAAAAAAGATTATTGAAACCGCTAAAATTGTCCAATTAAAAGGGGCGAATATCATTAGTATGACGGCATTCAATACCAATGAATTAACCAGTTATACCGATAATACGCTTTTTTGTTTCGCAGACAGCTACGATACTAAAAGGGATGACACCAAGTCCCGTATCGGTTTTTTTATCTTAGTTGATTTACTTATCAATGAGTTAGAAAATCTACTTTAG
- the fdnG gene encoding formate dehydrogenase-N subunit alpha, giving the protein MQVSRRSFFKICAGGMAGTSAALLGFAPNVSFAGSRQYKLLRSIETRNNCTYCSVGCGILMYSLGDGAKNAEKNIYHIEGDPDHPVSRGSLCPKGAGLIDYIHSENRLKYPEYRKPGSDKWERISWDEAIDKIARLMKKDRDENFVTHNEKGQEVNRWLTTGMLCSSAASNETGILDNKFSRSLGMLAIDCQARLCHAPTVSALAPTFGRGAMTNNWVDIKNANVILIMGGNPAEAHPVGFKWVIEAKIKNNAKVIVVDPRFNRSASVADMYSPIRAGSDTAFLLGVIRYLIENNKIQHEYVKAYTNAPLIVREDYHFEDGLFSGFDDNKQQYDRSSWHYETDANGHALKDETLQHPRCVWNLLKQHVSRYTPEVVTTLCGTPLDDFIYICEQLASTSGKDRTSTILYALGWTHHTGGAQTIRTAGMIQLLLGNVGMPGGGVNALRGHSNIQGYSDLGLLSLNLPGYMPLPNEKQDSLQTYLSQITPSSIVPDQVNYWKRTPDFFISLMKSFWGDNATAANEWGYHWLPKWDKSYDIMAQTQMMVDGKMNGYIVQGFNPLAAFPDKNKCSVALSKLKYLVIIDPLVTESSNFWQNHGEMNDVNTADIQTEVFRLPSSCFAEENGSIANSGRWLQWHWAGSRPPAQAWHDGKILGHLLMRLRQLYQEEGGVCPEPLMNLSWNYVDPYDPQPEEVAREANGQAMQDIYDDAGKLLFKKGQQLDGFHQLKSDGSTASFCWVYSGCWTEKGNQMANRDNADPSGLGCTPGWAFAWPQNRRVLYNRASVDPSGKPWDEKRQLIKWDGTQWGGFDVPDFGNAPPNSGVGPFIMQPEGVGRLFAVDKMADGPFPEFYEPFESPVEHNILHPKVSRNPVARLYSYDKDHLGNAKDFPYVATTYSITELFRHWTKHSLLNAIAQPDQFIEIGEQLASQKGIKQGDEVKVSAKRGFIKAKAVVTKRIRPLTINGNVVETIGIPCHWGFEGATQKGFLANTLTPSVGDANAFTPEYKAFLVNVEKA; this is encoded by the coding sequence ATGCAAGTCAGTCGACGGTCTTTTTTCAAGATCTGTGCCGGTGGTATGGCAGGAACTTCCGCTGCACTACTTGGTTTTGCCCCAAATGTATCTTTCGCAGGTTCTCGCCAATATAAGCTCTTACGCTCTATCGAAACACGTAATAACTGTACCTATTGTTCCGTGGGTTGCGGTATTTTGATGTACAGCTTAGGTGATGGCGCAAAAAATGCAGAAAAAAATATCTATCACATCGAAGGCGACCCTGATCACCCTGTTAGCCGAGGCTCGTTATGCCCAAAAGGGGCGGGGCTTATCGACTATATCCACAGTGAAAACCGCCTAAAATACCCAGAATACCGCAAACCGGGTTCCGATAAATGGGAACGTATTTCATGGGATGAAGCGATAGACAAAATTGCGCGTTTAATGAAAAAAGACCGCGATGAAAACTTCGTTACGCATAATGAAAAAGGCCAAGAAGTTAACCGCTGGCTGACAACAGGCATGTTGTGTTCATCGGCGGCGAGTAATGAAACAGGCATTCTCGATAATAAATTTTCTCGCTCATTAGGCATGCTCGCTATCGACTGCCAAGCCCGACTCTGCCATGCCCCAACTGTTTCCGCACTTGCCCCGACATTTGGTCGTGGTGCAATGACCAACAACTGGGTTGATATTAAAAATGCCAACGTCATTTTAATTATGGGTGGAAACCCGGCGGAAGCTCATCCCGTTGGTTTCAAATGGGTTATCGAAGCCAAGATCAAAAATAATGCCAAAGTCATTGTTGTTGACCCACGCTTTAACCGCAGTGCATCTGTGGCAGATATGTATTCTCCAATTCGTGCGGGTTCAGATACGGCATTTTTACTTGGTGTTATCCGCTACCTTATTGAAAATAATAAAATTCAACATGAGTATGTCAAAGCCTATACCAATGCTCCATTAATCGTTCGCGAAGACTATCACTTTGAAGATGGGCTTTTTAGTGGCTTTGATGATAATAAACAGCAGTATGACCGCAGCTCTTGGCATTATGAAACCGATGCAAATGGCCATGCGCTCAAGGATGAAACACTTCAACACCCTCGCTGTGTCTGGAATCTATTAAAGCAACACGTTTCTCGCTATACGCCTGAAGTTGTCACAACCTTGTGTGGTACACCACTCGACGATTTTATCTATATTTGTGAACAACTTGCCTCGACTTCTGGCAAAGATAGAACGTCGACCATTTTGTATGCTTTAGGGTGGACTCACCACACTGGCGGGGCACAAACTATTCGTACCGCAGGTATGATCCAGCTATTACTAGGTAACGTAGGTATGCCGGGTGGTGGTGTTAATGCGCTACGTGGCCACTCCAACATCCAAGGCTATAGCGATTTAGGGTTACTCTCTTTGAATCTACCGGGCTATATGCCGTTACCCAATGAGAAACAGGATTCACTACAAACCTATCTGTCGCAAATCACACCAAGCTCAATCGTGCCTGACCAAGTGAACTACTGGAAAAGAACGCCCGATTTTTTCATTAGCTTAATGAAAAGCTTTTGGGGTGACAATGCCACCGCAGCCAATGAATGGGGTTATCACTGGCTACCTAAATGGGATAAGAGCTATGACATCATGGCGCAAACCCAAATGATGGTTGATGGCAAAATGAACGGCTATATCGTTCAAGGTTTTAACCCATTAGCTGCATTCCCTGATAAAAACAAATGTAGTGTAGCGCTTTCGAAGCTCAAATATCTGGTCATCATTGACCCTTTGGTTACTGAATCATCAAACTTCTGGCAAAACCATGGCGAGATGAACGATGTCAATACCGCCGATATTCAAACCGAAGTCTTCCGCCTTCCATCCTCATGTTTTGCAGAAGAAAATGGCTCAATCGCAAACTCTGGGCGCTGGTTACAATGGCATTGGGCGGGCTCACGACCACCCGCTCAAGCATGGCATGACGGTAAAATTTTGGGGCATTTATTGATGCGCCTACGCCAACTATACCAAGAAGAAGGCGGTGTTTGCCCTGAGCCATTAATGAATCTCTCTTGGAACTATGTTGACCCTTATGATCCACAACCGGAAGAAGTGGCAAGGGAAGCGAATGGCCAAGCGATGCAGGATATTTATGATGATGCGGGCAAGCTATTATTCAAGAAAGGGCAGCAACTTGATGGCTTCCACCAATTGAAATCCGATGGCTCAACAGCCAGTTTTTGCTGGGTCTATTCTGGTTGCTGGACAGAAAAAGGCAATCAGATGGCAAACCGCGATAATGCAGATCCATCTGGTTTAGGTTGTACCCCGGGTTGGGCGTTCGCATGGCCGCAAAACCGCCGTGTTCTCTATAACCGTGCGTCAGTCGACCCAAGTGGAAAACCATGGGATGAAAAACGCCAACTCATTAAGTGGGATGGTACCCAATGGGGGGGCTTTGATGTTCCTGATTTTGGTAATGCCCCGCCAAACAGCGGTGTAGGGCCATTTATTATGCAGCCTGAGGGTGTTGGTCGCTTATTTGCCGTGGATAAAATGGCTGACGGCCCATTCCCTGAGTTCTACGAACCGTTTGAATCCCCAGTAGAACATAATATTTTGCATCCAAAAGTGTCGCGTAACCCAGTAGCCCGTTTATATAGCTATGATAAAGATCACTTAGGCAATGCAAAAGATTTTCCTTATGTAGCAACCACTTACTCCATTACTGAGCTATTCCGTCATTGGACGAAACATTCGTTATTAAATGCCATTGCGCAGCCTGACCAATTTATCGAAATTGGTGAGCAATTAGCCTCACAAAAAGGCATTAAACAAGGTGATGAAGTCAAAGTCAGTGCCAAACGAGGCTTTATTAAAGCCAAGGCCGTGGTCACCAAACGTATTCGCCCATTAACCATCAATGGTAATGTGGTCGAAACCATTGGGATCCCTTGCCATTGGGGCTTTGAGGGAGCAACACAAAAAGGTTTCCTTGCCAATACATTGACGCCATCGGTTGGTGATGCAAATGCATTCACGCCTGAATATAAAGCGTTTTTAGTCAATGTTGAAAAGGCGTAA
- the fdxH gene encoding formate dehydrogenase subunit beta: MSLQSQNIIRRSATNSLTPAPQVRNHQEEVAKLIDVTVCIGCKACQVACSEWNDIRDQVGTNIGVYDNPIDLTAKSWTVMRFSEVEENGKLEWLIRKDGCMHCADPGCLKACPAEGAIVQYANGIVDFQSEHCIGCGYCIAGCPFDVPRINKEDNRAYKCTLCVDRVEVGQEPACVKTCPTGAIHFGSKEDMKHLAQERVAELNTRGYQNAGLYDPQGVGGTHVMYVLHHADKPNLYHGLPENPEISETVKFWKGIWKPLAAVGFAATFAGAIFHYFGIGPNHTTEEDEEEAQKDKEAASQTVPSEHKEDQH, from the coding sequence ATGTCACTGCAATCTCAAAATATTATTCGCCGTTCGGCAACGAATAGCCTTACACCAGCACCACAAGTGCGCAACCATCAAGAAGAAGTCGCAAAACTGATTGATGTTACGGTCTGTATTGGCTGTAAAGCCTGCCAAGTGGCCTGTTCAGAATGGAACGATATTCGTGACCAAGTGGGCACCAATATTGGTGTTTATGATAACCCTATCGACTTAACGGCAAAATCTTGGACGGTTATGCGCTTTTCTGAAGTTGAAGAAAATGGCAAATTAGAATGGTTAATCCGTAAAGATGGTTGCATGCACTGCGCTGACCCGGGTTGCTTAAAAGCCTGCCCAGCGGAAGGTGCTATTGTCCAATATGCTAACGGTATTGTTGATTTTCAATCGGAGCACTGTATCGGTTGTGGTTACTGCATCGCAGGTTGTCCATTTGATGTCCCTCGAATCAATAAAGAGGATAATCGTGCCTATAAGTGCACATTGTGTGTCGATCGTGTCGAAGTGGGTCAAGAACCTGCATGTGTAAAAACCTGCCCAACCGGTGCAATTCATTTTGGCAGTAAAGAAGATATGAAACATCTTGCTCAAGAACGTGTTGCTGAGCTGAATACCCGTGGCTATCAAAATGCCGGGCTTTATGACCCACAAGGTGTTGGCGGAACTCACGTTATGTATGTTCTTCATCATGCCGATAAACCCAATCTTTACCATGGGCTCCCTGAAAATCCAGAAATCAGTGAAACGGTAAAATTCTGGAAGGGAATTTGGAAACCTTTGGCCGCAGTGGGCTTTGCAGCAACCTTTGCTGGCGCTATTTTCCATTACTTCGGTATTGGGCCTAACCACACCACAGAAGAAGATGAGGAAGAAGCGCAAAAAGATAAAGAAGCGGCTTCTCAAACTGTACCGTCTGAGCACAAAGAGGATCAACACTGA